The following are from one region of the Hydrogenophaga sp. BPS33 genome:
- a CDS encoding acyl-CoA dehydrogenase family protein: MVAFEHAHGMHPPQAQWELPFFEAHHGETAQRLADWAMFQRVDETDDRAACKDWVKRLGHDGWLRYCVPAAHGGALPALDSRSLVVLRETLAFHSPLADFAFAMQGLGSGAITLAGTPAQQAAYLPAVASGEKIAAFALSEPDAGSDVAAMATRAVPSEQGWTLDGCKTWISNGDLADFYVVFAKTDPQAGSRGISAFIVDAPQAGLDSREHIHVMAPHPLATLRFDACAVGESALLGPLHGGFKLAMQTLDIFRASVAAAALGMARRAFAEAVAHAKQRKMFGQTLADFQLTQARLGEMSALIDAAALLTYRAAWQRDRSATQGAGTAAYTTAAASAKLTATENAQRVIDMALQMFGGRGVQVGQKVESLYRDIRSLRIYEGASEVQLLILGKAALR, from the coding sequence ACCCCAGGCGCAGTGGGAGCTGCCTTTCTTCGAGGCGCACCACGGCGAAACCGCGCAGCGCCTGGCCGACTGGGCCATGTTCCAGCGCGTGGACGAGACCGACGACCGCGCCGCCTGCAAGGACTGGGTGAAACGCCTGGGGCACGACGGCTGGTTGCGCTACTGCGTACCCGCCGCGCACGGTGGCGCATTGCCCGCGCTCGACTCGCGCTCGCTCGTCGTGCTGCGCGAGACCCTGGCGTTTCACTCGCCGTTGGCCGATTTCGCCTTCGCCATGCAAGGCCTGGGCAGCGGCGCGATCACGCTTGCCGGCACACCCGCGCAACAGGCCGCTTACCTGCCGGCCGTGGCCAGCGGCGAGAAGATCGCGGCCTTCGCACTCAGCGAGCCCGATGCCGGCTCCGACGTCGCCGCGATGGCCACGCGCGCGGTGCCGAGCGAACAGGGCTGGACGCTCGACGGCTGCAAGACCTGGATCAGCAACGGCGACCTGGCCGACTTCTACGTGGTGTTCGCCAAGACCGATCCGCAGGCCGGTTCGCGTGGCATCAGCGCCTTCATCGTCGACGCGCCACAAGCCGGTCTGGACAGCCGCGAGCACATCCACGTGATGGCGCCGCACCCCCTGGCCACGTTGCGCTTCGACGCTTGCGCGGTGGGCGAGAGCGCACTGCTGGGCCCGCTGCACGGTGGCTTCAAGCTCGCCATGCAGACGCTGGACATCTTCCGCGCATCGGTGGCTGCCGCCGCACTCGGCATGGCGCGGCGCGCCTTTGCCGAGGCGGTGGCGCACGCGAAGCAGCGCAAGATGTTCGGCCAGACGCTGGCCGACTTCCAGCTCACGCAGGCCCGGCTGGGCGAGATGAGCGCGCTCATCGATGCCGCTGCTTTGCTGACCTACCGCGCCGCGTGGCAGCGCGACCGCAGCGCCACGCAGGGCGCGGGCACGGCGGCGTATACCACCGCCGCCGCCAGCGCCAAGCTCACCGCGACCGAAAACGCGCAGCGCGTGATCGACATGGCGCTGCAGATGTTTGGCGGGCGCGGTGTGCAGGTGGGGCAGAAAGTTGAAAGCCTGTACCGCGACATCCGCTCGCTGCGCATCTACGAAGGTGCGAGCGAAGTGCAACTGCTCATTCTTGGAAAGGCGGCATTGAGATGA